Part of the Undibacter mobilis genome is shown below.
CCGCGCGTGAGGCGCGGTTCGGATCGTCGGCTGTCCAGTACAAGGCCAGCATGCCGAGATACAGAAGGAACAGCACCAGCACCGAGGTCAGCCGCGCGTCCCAAACCCAGTAGGTGCCCCACATCGGCCGGCCCCACAGCGAACCGGTCACCAGGCAGATGAAGGTGAAGGCCGCGCCGACCGGCGCCGCCGCTTTCACGGCGACATCGGCGAGCGGATGCCGCCACACCAGCGTGCCCAGCGCGGCAACCGTCATCAGGCCCCAGCCCATCATGGCGAGCCAGGCCGACGGCACATGCAGGAACATGATCTTGACGGTCGCGCCTTGTTGGTAGTCGTCCGGCGCATAGGCGACGCGGTAGAGCCCGTAGGCGAACACGGCCACGGTCACGAGCGCCAGCCACGGCAGCACGCGGTTTGCCAGGGCGAGGAAGCGGGTCGGATTGGCGAGGTCGATCAGGGCCATGGGCGGATATCTAGCCAGCGCGGGACGGGCGGGCAATGAGGTGGGTCAACGCTGCGGTCAGGTCTTCGTTACTCATCGTCACTCCTGCCCCTGTCGCAGCGCCGCAGCGGCCGCCAGCGGGCCGAGCACCAGCGTGGCCAAAGACAGCGCGCACAAAATGGTGAAAGGAGGCCCGAAGGGGGCCGGCCCGACGATGGCAGCATTGGCGGCGGCGACGCCGAAAATCAGCACCGGCACCGTGAGTGGCAGCACCAGGATCGCCATCAGCAGGCCGCCGCGCCGCAAGGTCACGGACAATGCCGCGCCAATGAGGCCGATGAAGGTGAGCGACGGCGTGCCGGCGAGCAAGGTCAGCGCCACATAGCCCATTGCGGTGAATTCGACATTGAGCATCAGGCCGAGCACCGGCGTGATGACGACCAGCGGCAAGGCGGTGGTCAGCCAGTGCGCGATGGCCTTGGCGGCGACAGTCAGCTCCAGCGGCAAGCCGCTCATGGTCAGAAGATCGAGCGAGCCGTCGTCGTGATCGGCGGCAAACAACCGGTCGAGCGCCAGCAGGGTCGAGAGCAACGCGCCGATCCACAGCACCGCCGGGCCGATCCGCGCCAGCAGATTGAGGTCGGGGCCGATGGCGAAGGGGATCATCGAGACGACGACAAAGTAGAACAGGGCGCCCATCAGCGCGCCGCCGCCCACGCGTACGGACAGCCGCATGTCGCGGAGGATGATGGCGGTGAAGGCGGTCATGCCGTCACCCCCATCTTCAGTTCGCGCGGGGCGTCTAACCCGATCGGGCCATGGGTCGCGGCGACGATCATGCCGCCGCCGGCCAGATGCTCGCGCATGAACTGGGCGAGGC
Proteins encoded:
- the ccmB gene encoding heme exporter protein CcmB, with protein sequence MTAFTAIILRDMRLSVRVGGGALMGALFYFVVVSMIPFAIGPDLNLLARIGPAVLWIGALLSTLLALDRLFAADHDDGSLDLLTMSGLPLELTVAAKAIAHWLTTALPLVVITPVLGLMLNVEFTAMGYVALTLLAGTPSLTFIGLIGAALSVTLRRGGLLMAILVLPLTVPVLIFGVAAANAAIVGPAPFGPPFTILCALSLATLVLGPLAAAAALRQGQE
- a CDS encoding heme ABC transporter permease, translated to MALIDLANPTRFLALANRVLPWLALVTVAVFAYGLYRVAYAPDDYQQGATVKIMFLHVPSAWLAMMGWGLMTVAALGTLVWRHPLADVAVKAAAPVGAAFTFICLVTGSLWGRPMWGTYWVWDARLTSVLVLFLLYLGMLALYWTADDPNRASRAAAILALVGAVNIPIIKFSVDWWNTLHQPASVVRMDGPAIDPSILVPLLTMALAFTLLFFTLHIAAMRNEILRRRVRSMRMMQAASA